In Aspergillus flavus chromosome 3, complete sequence, one genomic interval encodes:
- the argD gene encoding pyridoxal phosphate-dependent transferase has protein sequence MAFVRVASRRLPLARKLVPAIESPLQRRFASAATGPNVKTQAKTSLPNPDPAADSATMAFVEERAPFMVPTYVRPAPMMVKGQGCYLWDMENRRYLDLTAGIAVNSLGHCDPEVAQIIAEQAETLIHASNLYHNAWTGALSKLLISKTRESGAMRDASQVFISNSGTEANEAAIKFARKVGKSLDPSGAKHEFVSFHNSFHGRTMGALSATPNPKYQTPFSPMIPGFKYGNYNDVEQLQTLITDKTCGVIVEPIQGEGGVNVATPEFLAALRKRCDEVGAVLIFDEIQCGLSRTGTFWAHAHPSLAPASGEAAHPDILTSAKALGNGVPIGATIVSGKTVAEHIKAGDHGTTFGGNPLVCRVAHHIVERLATPELQNSVEIKSAELISGLKALQKKYPNVISEIRGRGLILGAQLSQDFTSKASDLITAARERGLLIITAGDGCLRFVPPLTITEDQIKTALKILEQALDAVITKA, from the exons ATGGCCTTTGTACGTGTGGCCTCGCGGCGACTGCCGCTCGCAAGGAAGCTGGTCCCTGCAATTGAGTCACCGCTTCAGCGACGATTCGCATCTGCTGCGACAGGCCCAAATGTGAAGACTCAGGCAAAG ACATCTCTACCCAATCCCGACCCAGCTGCCGATTCCGCAACAATGGCCTTCGTAGAAGAGCGAGCGCCCTTCATGGTCCCCACCTACGTTCGCCCTGCGCCGATGATGGTTAAAGGTCAAGGATGCTACTTGTGGGATATGGAGAACAGGCGGTACCTTGATCTCACAGCTGGAATTGCCGTGAACTCCCTTGGTCACTGTGATCCCGAGGTCGCACAGATTATTGCTGAGCAG GCCGAGACACTCATCCACGCCTCGAACCTTTATCACAATGCATGGACCGGCGCTCTCAGCAAGTTGTTGATTTCGAAGACACGGGAGTCTGGCGCCATGCGCGATGCATCCCAGGTGTTCATTTCCAACTCGGGAACAGAGGCGAACGAGGCGGCCATCAAGTTCGCTCGTAAGGTCGGCAAGTCTCTTGACCCATCGGGCGCAAAGCATGAATTTGTTTCCTTCCACAACTCCTTCCACGGTCGCACGATGGGCGCTCTCTCCGCtacccccaaccccaaatACCAGACACCTTTCTCACCCATGATCCCGGGCTTTAAGTACGGAAACTACAACGATGTAGAGCAACTTCAGACCCTTATCACGGACAAGACTTGCGGTGTTATTGTAGAGCCAATTCAGGGCGAGGGTGGTGTCAACGTGGCTACTCCCGAGTTCCTCGCAGCTCTCCGCAAACGCTGCGACGAGGTCGGGGCCGTTTTGATTTTCGATGAGATTCAGTGTGGTCTTTCTCGTACCGGTACCTTCTGGGCCCATGCTCACCCTTCCCTTGCCCCCGCCTCGGGTGAAGCTGCGCACCCGGATATCCTGACCTCGGCTAAGGCGCTGGGCAACGGAGTCCCTATCGGTGCAACCATCGTCTCGGGCAAGACTGTTGCGGAGCATATTAAGGCTGGTGACCACGGAACCACCTTCGGCGGTAACCCATTGGTATGCCGCGTGGCACACCACATTGTTGAGCGCCTGGCAACTCCGGAGCTGCAGAACTCCGTGGAGATCAAATCGGCGGAACTCATCTCGGGACTTAAGGCTCTCCAGAAGAAGTATCCTAACGTCATCTCGGAGATCCGTGGTCGCGGTCTGATCTTGGGAGCCCAGCTCTCCCAGGACTTCACATCTAAGGCATCGGACTTGATCACTGCCGCGCGGGAACGCGGTTTGTTGATCATCACTGCTGGTGATGGCTGCCTCCGCTTTGTCCCTCCTCTGACCATCACCGAGGATCAGATTAAGACAgccttgaagatcttggAGCAGGCTCTGGATGCCGTCATCACCAAGGCATAG
- a CDS encoding putative lipase: protein MPRIPASEETPMLPLPGAPASSWARFRERLSALFSGADPRVCIAFWLFGLINNVLYVIILSAALDLVGPGVPKGVVLLADVIPSFGTKLIAPYFIHVVPYSVRVVIFVLLSAIGMLLVALSPDYTDGGTISTKIAGIILASVSSGGGELSFLGLTHFYGPFSLAAWGSGTGAAGLVGAGAYALATTSFGLSVKTTLLASACLPAVMVQPLMETPDHVLGRPSTKFRKIQVLAVFLFWTTYLLRGNKHGPPVVRNVSSRLSAKLSVWQTTVGVFLWLYLCRNFAKIVGLECPEPLANLYSRSFFRATWITTALDAGFWTAMKVKPKWLRDIASLAFTVYYLFAAEQADEKVRRVRATLTVEHLRVSWNKGTTPYLWALASLVRPRLTKYPPRAIRIPRPPQSSYTEPTNAWLYFDGPLSALRDQTCIILDIPGGGYVAMSPRASEDRLLAWAGKTKVPILSLDYKKAPEYPYPYALNECYDVYHTIITTRGRCVGLSGNVRPRVVLSGDSAGGNLAVGTTLMALQSGSSDAPRWQGDHMLPRPDGLVLAYPALNMRVESWMTEEQMSLIQDKSARRTNENVLRQKNMDYQRLTPFTSPGPSTEDLLRDSSSDLDLEADDVAQGASKKLEEKLKADNLATQTAAVAQSHHPKQIRTRLAVSSMISYVHDRILTPEMMRAMIILYIGPHNRPDFSTDFLLSPVLAPEALLARFPKTYIVTGERDPLVDDTVIFAGRLRQAKLHQFRERQELGLEKSHRTFNEKDHVEVSLLPGISHGFLQMAGFFPDSWKHINKCATWIQDLFEAAERRKSSSSLLQSLQDSAQYYQVPKSGASSGSPRNHKRSLTGESSGDEDRPLEMSLGRMTPLNPDNSTDNSSSQMRGKPSNGTSHVHLQGSTPNGSDIQSTSGSQGKNASRGRRSQPKGLSRRRRDAPTKLTMPPAHDYISDAMQTPPPKRRDRSIGSLPSEEDLLDRRMNGLAGGLMGIGEGARTP, encoded by the exons ATGCCTAGAATCCCTGCATCAGAGGAAACACCAATGTTACCTCTCCCTGGAGCTCCTGCTTCCTCCTGGGCTAGATTCCGAGAGCGACTAAGTGCTTTATTCAGTGGCGCTGACCCCAGGGTCTGCATTGCATTCTGGCTGTTTG GCTTGATCAACAATGTTCTTTATGTCATCATCTTATCAGCTGCTCTTGATTTAGTCGGTCCTGGTGTACCCAAAGGCGTCGTTCTTCTCGCGGATGTCATCCCTTCTTTTGGAACTAAGCTCATTGCGCCGTACTTTATCCATGTAGTACCATATTCGGTACGGGTGGTGATATTCGTGCTCCTCTCCGCCATCGGAATGCTTCTTGTTGCGTTGAGCCCTGACTACACGGATGGTGGCACGATATCTACCAAGATTGCCGGGATTATTCTAGCTAGTGTATCTAGTGGAGGTGGTGAATTAAGTTTCCTCGGGTTGACACACTTCTACGGCCCATTTAGTCTGGCAGCCTGGGGAAGCGGAACCGGAGCTGCGGGGCtggttggtgctggtgcttATGCACTAGCGACTACGTCCTTCGGCCTCAGCGTTAAAACGACCCTTTTGGCATCCGCTTGTTTACCAGCAGTTATGGTG CAGCCACTGATGGAAACCCCAGACCATGTGCTAGGAAGGCCATCGACCAAATTCCGCAAAATCCAGGTCCTTGCCGTCTTCCTTTTCTGGACAACGTATCTCCTAAG AGGAAACAAACATGGCCCGCCTGTCGTTCGCAACGTCTCATCCCGCCTGTCAGCAAAGCTAAGTGTTTGGCAAACTACCGTGGGTGTTTTCCTGTGGCTATACCTCTGCCGGAACTTTGCAAAGATTGTAGGCTTAGAATGCCCGGAACCACTAGCCAATTTATATTCGCGCTCCTTCTTCAGAGCAACATGGATCACCACGGCCCTCGACGCTGGCTTCTGGACCGCAATGAAAGTCAAGCCTAAGTGGTTACGAGACATTGCGTCCTTGGCATTTACGGTTTACTATCTTTTTGCTGCGGAACAGGCAGATGAAAAGGTTCGTCGGGTTCGAGCAACCCTAACCGTAGAACACCTGCGAGTCTCTTGGAACAAAGGTACCACACCGTACCTGTGGGCACTCGCGAGTTTAGTTCGGCCCCGACTTACAAAATATCCGCCTCGCGCGATACGAATTCCTCGGCCCCCGCAGTCAAGTTATACAGAGCCAACCAATGCATGGCTTTACTTTGATGGTCCTCTGAGTGCGTTGCGGGACCAGACCTGTATTATCTTGGATATCCCTGGGGGAGGATATGTCGCTATGAGCCCCCGAGCTTCAGAAGATCGACTACTTGCCTGGGCAGGGAAAACAAAGGTCCCGATCCTTAGTCTTGATTACAAAAAGGCACCAGAATATCCCTACCCGTACGCCCTCAATGAATGTTATGACGTCTACCATACCATTATCACAACGCGCGGACGTTGCGTGGGATTGAGCGGGAATGTGCGACCGCGTGTTGTGCTTTCAGGAGATAGTGCTGGTGGAAATTTGGCAGTGGGCACTACGCTGATGGCCCTTCAATCAGGAAGCTCAGATGCTCCCCGTTGGCAAGGCGACCACATGCTCCCTCGTCCAGATGGGCTCGTTTTAGCATATCCAGCGTTGAACATGAGAGTGGAAAGCTGGATGACGGAGGAGCAAATGTCACTTATACAAGACAAGAGCGCGCGCCGGACGAACGAGAATGTCCTACGGCAGAAAAACATGGACTACCAGCGTTTGACTCCATTCACGTCCCCCGGACCTTCCACAGAAGACCTTCTCCGCGACTCATCTTCTGACCTGGACCTCGAAGCCGACGATGTAGCTCAGGGTGCTTCTAAGAAACTTGAGGAAAAACTGAAGGCAGACAACCTGGCAACTCAGACAGCTGCCGTCGCGCAGAGCCACCACCCGAAACAAATCCGTACCCGTCTAGCCGTTTCCTCAATGATCTCATATGTCCATGATCGGATCCTGACCCCCGAAATGATGAGGGCAATGATTATCCTGTATATCGGACCTCATAATCGTCCCGACTTCAGCACTGACTTCCTGCTTTCCCCGGTGCTAGCCCCGGAGGCTCTTCTTGCAAGGTTTCCAAAGACATACATTGTCACAGGTGAGCGTGATCCGCTGGTAGATGACACTGTAATCTTCGCTGGGAGACTGCGACAAGCCAAGCTACATCAATTCCGCGAAAGACAAGAGTTGGGCCTTGAGAAATCTCACCGAACATTCAACGAAAAGGACCACGTGGAAGTGTCATTACTCCCAGGCATCTCCCACGGATTCCTGCAAATGGCCGGCTTCTTCCCCGACAGCTGGAAACACATCAACAAGTGCGCGACATGGATCCAGGACTTGTTTGAAGCCGCCGAGAGACGCAAGTCATCATCCAGCTTGCTCCAGTCACTCCAGGACAGCGCACAATACTACCAGGTCCCGAAATCGGGCGCCAGTAGCGGTAGCCCACGCAATCACAAGCGAAGCCTGACGGGCGAATCGTCAGGTGACGAGGATAGACCCTTAGAGATGAGCCTCGGCAGGATGACACCGTTGAACCCAGATAATTCCACAGACAACAGTAGCAGTCAGATGCGTGGCAAACCGTCCAACGGGACCAGCCATGTTCATCTCCAAGGCTCTACGCCGAATGGCAGTGACATTCAAAGTACAAGCGGAAGCCAGGGTAAAAATGCATCCAGGGGTCGCCGTTCCCAGCCCAAAGGGCTCAGCAGGAGACGGCGCGATGCGCCCACGAAACTCACCATGCCTCCGGCACATGATTATATCTCAGATGCCATGCAGACCCCTCCACCCAAACGGAGGGATAGAAGCATTGGCAGCCTTCCTAGCGAAGAGGATCTCCTGGATCGCAGAATGAATGGTTTAGCTGGAGGGTTGATGGGGATAGGAGAGGGAGCTCGGACACCGTGA
- a CDS encoding synaptic vesicle transporter (MFS multidrug transporter) — MQEHKVVSSASSGVTKTVQHHVDFDGPNDPLNPLNWPSKKKVYICAILGLSTMIVAFASSIFAPAIPVVMLLYGVSKEVATLGVSLYVFGFAAGPLVFGPFSELKGRYVPLVLSMFGFTIFSFATAVSKDVQSLFILRFFTGFFGSGPLTLAGPAFADMFSPQQRGVPIVMFCLMVFIGPLAGPFTGGFIIMNHSLGWRWTAYIPGILGAAALVVMTLFLEETFQPVILTRKAEHLRRETGDWSLHSEQEEIHLDLRSIIRDNLSLPLKMLVKEPIVLCMCIFGAFVYGLLYLFLTAYPYVFQITRGMNPGVGGLPYIGVIIGTLFGAAATAATQPWVLRKLKQNNGEMMPEWRLPVAIPGAVLFTGGLFWLGWSGYKGNVHWIVPTASGLFTGFGLLTMFLPSLAYLVEASGDKSASAIAAHTFLRSAAGGAFPLFATQMFDGLGVEWACTLLGCVGALLIPIPLLLYIFGARIRARSGLSA; from the exons ATGCAAGAGCACAAAGTCGTCAGCTCTGCCAGTTCAGGGGTCACAAAGACAGTCCAACATCATGTGGACTTCGACGGCCCCAATGATCCTCTCAATCCACTCAACTGGCCCAGTAAGAAGAA GGTGTATATCTGCGCCATTCTGGGCCTCAGTACCATGATCGTCGCCTTTGCCAGTAGCATATTCGCCCCAGCCATACCAGTCGTGATGCTTCTTTATGGTGTCAGCAAGGAAGTAGCCACCTTGGGCGTTTCCCTGTACGTCTTTGGGTTTGCCGCTGGTCCTTTGGTCTTCGGCCCCTTTTCAGAGCTCAAAGGACGATATGTCCCTCTCGTTTTGTCTATGTTCGGTTTCACAATATTCTCATTCGCCACTGCCGTCTCCAAGGATGTTCAGTCTTTGTTCATTCTTCGGTTCTTCACAGGATTCTTTGGATCCGGCCCCCTTACACTAGCCGGTCCAGCATTTGCCGATATGTTCTCGCCGCAGCAACGTGGTGTCCCCATTGTGATGTTCTGTCTGATGGTATTCATCGGCCCTCTGGCTGGTCCTTTCACAGGGGGGTTCATCATCATGAATCATTCTCTCGGTTGGCGCTGGACAGCATACATTCCGGGAATCCTAGGAGCCGCCGCTCTCGTCGTCATGACTCTCTTCCTCGAGGAGACGTTCCAGCCCGTCATTCTGACCCGGAAAGCCGAACATCTGCGCCGGGAAACAGGGGACTGGTCTCTCCACTCCGAGCAGGAGGAAATCCATCTTGACCTTCGTTCCATCATCCGAGACAACTTGAGCTTGCCCCTGAAAATGCTGGTCAAGGAACCAATTGTCCTCTGTATGTGCATCTTCGGTGCCTTCGTCTACGGTCTACTctacctcttcctcactgCCTACCCGTACGTCTTCCAGATCACCCGTGGAATGAACCCGGGAGTTGGTGGACTGCCGTACATCGGTGTTATCATTGGAACGCTCTTTGGCGCTGCTGCCACCGCTGCCACCCAGCCTTGGGTGCTGCGAAAGTTGAAGCAGAACAACGGTGAGATGATGCCGGAATGGCGTCTTCCTGTTGCTATTCCCGGTGCAGTTCTGTTCACTGGTGGACTGTTCTGGCTGGGATGGTCTGGGTATAAGGGCAACGTTCATTGGATTGTGCCGACAGCGTCCGGATTGTTCACTGGCTTCGGATTGCTCACGATGTTTCTGCCTTCGTTGGCTTATCTCGTAGAAGCCAGTGGTGACAA GTCAGCATCAGCCATTGCAGCACATACATTCCTGCGATCAGCAGCCGGAGGCGCATTCCCCCTCTTTGCAACCCAAATG TTCGACGGACTCGGAGTAGAGTGGGCATGCACCCTACTTGGCTGTGTCGGCGCACTTCTCATTCCTATTCCCCTCCTCCTGTACATCTTCGGCGCTCGGATCCGGGCGAGAAGCGGACTTTCAGCATAG